Below is a genomic region from bacterium.
GACTAAGACAGCCACCGCGTTGATCAGGGCCAGGTTGAAGGATGGCCCGAAGACCAGCCACAGGATGAAGGTCAGGGCGGCCACGGCCATGACGATGGGAACGAAGACCGAGGCGATCTTGTCGGCCAGCCGCTGGATGGGGGCCTTGCTGCCCGGGGCCTCCTCCACCAGCTTGATGATCTGGGCCAGCACGGTCTCCCGCCCCACTTTTTGGGCCTGGAACCGGAAGGCCCCGGTCTTGTTGATGGTGCCTCCGGTCACCTTGTCACCGGCCGCCTTGTCAACCGGAATGCTTTCCCCGGTGATCATGGATTCGTCCAGGGACGAAAAGCCCTCCAGGATCACGCCGTCGGCGGCCACCCGCTCGCCCGGCCGGACAGGGATGATGTCCCCGGTCTTTACCTGCTCGATGGGCAGTTCTATTTCCCGCCCGTCTTTTATCACCCGGGCTGTTTTGGCCTGCAGTCCTATCAGGCGTTTGATGGCCTGGGAGGTCCTGCCCCGGGCCCCGGCCTCCAGCATCCGGCCCAGCAGGATCAAAGTGATGATCACCGCCGAGGAGTCGTAATAATAGGCCTGTTGCAGCCCGGCCTGGGCAAAGAAACCCGGGAGCACCGTGGCCAGCAGGCTGTAGCCGAAGGCGGCCGAAGTGCCCACCGCCACCAGGGTGTCCATGTCCGCATTGCGCCTTTTAATGGAGGCCCACAGCCCCTTGTAAAACAGCCAGCCCGAGAAGAACTGGACCGGGGCGGCCAGGGCCAGCATCAGCCAGGGGCTGTGCAGCCAGCCGGGCAGGAAGGGCAGGAACATGTGCATCCCGCCCAGGAACAAAGGAACGGAAAATGCCAAGGCAAACAGAAACCTTTTTTTGAGAGACAGATAATATTTGTCCCGCTGCCCTTCCAGCGACTGGGCTTGAAGCGGCCGGACACCTTCCGGGACGGCCTGGGGCTCGGGGACCTCGTAGCCCGCGTTGACTATCGCTCCCTTTATCCGCTCCGGATCGGTCAGACCCGGAAAATAAGAGATGCCGGCCCGCTCCGTGGCCAGGTTCACCGTGGCCGAGACCACACCGGGGCTGGCCTTCAGCACCTTCTCCACGTTCAAAACGCAGCTGGAGCAATGCATCCCGGCCACCGGAAGCTCGAGCTTCTGCAGCGGCACCTGGTAGCCGGAATCATTCACGGCCTGCACGATCTCCGGGACCGTGATCAGGCCGGGGTCGTATTCGATCAGGGCCTTTTCCGTGGCCAGGTTCACCGCGGCCGACTGCACCCCCTTCAGCCTCTTGAGATATTGCTCCACGTTGTTGACACAGGAAGCGCAGTGCATCCCGCTGACCGGGATCTCTATCTTATCCATTTGTTCTTTGCTCCTTTAACTTTTCCACCCTGATCTTAAGATCGATGTCCCTGGTTTGATGGTACAATCTATCGGCGATGATCTCCGCTTTGTGCAGGTATTCGTTTTTGCCGCAATATTTGAATAATCCGGCCCAGGCTTCCAGCTTGAGTGATTCCGAGGTTTCGCTTTCGGCAAATTCCTCCAATTCCTGCATGGCCCCTGCATCACCCTGTTCCATCCGTAAGATCAGGGACAGCATCCCGGCCATTGCCAGTTGATCGGAATTGTTTTGGTTCCTGGCGGTCAGCATTGCCTCTGCTATCGCCTCTGAGGCTTCCTTATATGAGCCCCTCTCCAGCAGTCGTTTGCCCAAGTTGTTGAGCAGGATGTTCAGCAGGTCATGAAGATTATTTTTCCGGGCAATATCCACCGCGGAATGAAGGTGCTCCAGGGCTTTACCGGTATTTCCCAGGGTTTCCTCCAAATCGCTGGTATTGGCCAGCACCGTGGCCAGCCCCGGCTGGTCATTCATTTCTTCCGTAAATGCTTTATACTTTTCAAAATATGCCCGGGCCTGTTCCCAGTCTCCCAGATACTGGTATACAGTTCCCATGTTCCCGGTGGCTATGGAATGGGCTCTGGTAAATCCTATCTCGGCCGAAGACTTGACGCATTTTTCAAGGCACTCCAGCGACTGCTCCAGGCGGCCCAGCCGCTTGTGCAGCAGGCCCAGATTGCAATTTACCACGCATTGCGACCTTTTGTCGCCGATCCGGGCCGCCATTTCACTTTGTTTTTGGAAGCAGTCTATGGCCTTGTCGTAATCGCCCCGGAAAAGATGGACATTGCCGGTATTGCCGGTGGCAAAGGAGACCGCCAGCAGATCACCCAGTTCCTCTGCCAAAGCCTTTTGCTTTTTATAGCATTCCAGGGCCTGGTCCATCATCTTTTGTTCGGCATACATCACCCCCAAGTTGCCCCAGCTTGTCTCCAACTCCATCTTATTGTTGGTGGATTCAGCCCAGGATTTTCTTTCCAGCAGGCATTCCATGGCTTTCTGATAATCTCCCTGCTCTCCATAGACCCCGCCCATGGAACCGATGACCATGGCCCGGCTGGCCGGATCGTTATTGCGCTGGAACAGTTCGGCCGCATTTTTTAAATTCTCCAAAGATTCCCGGTGATTTCCTTTTAATCTTTGAACGTCGCCCAGTTGGAAAAAGCATTCGGCCTGGCCCCTAACGGAATTCATCCTTTGGGAATCATCCAGTCCCCGGAGATACAGCGACTCCGCCTTGTCCCATTGCCCGGTCAGCACTAGTATCTCACCCTGGCGGAGAATAATGTCCAGCGGGCTGTAGTCTTTAAGAGCAGTTTTACCGGCTACCCAAAATATTTTTTGAGTGAACCTTTTGGTTCCCATATGATTTCCGATGTTAGTCTTCATTGATATTTTTCCAGTTGCCTGGCATCAAGCCAGTATAGCACCAAAAAAACATTTTCACAAGGTCCGGGAAATATTTTGGATTTTTTTCTTGACTTATGGCGTGCTTTAACCTATCATTTTACATATGTTTATAAAACTCACAATCCAAATCCGTTTATGATGAAAAAAAGAATCCTGTTGTTCCTGGCCGTCCTGATCCTGTCCGCAGTTCCCTGCTTTTCCCAGGACGGGGAGGAAGACCCCCGTGAAGCGACGCCTGTCCAAACGGTGGTGCCCGCCAAAGTTTCGGCCGACAGCCAGGCCTTTTACCGTCTGCTGGACTGGCCCCTGTTGTGGCAGAAAAGCCAGGCGGCTTTGGGCGTTCACCCCGAGGCAAGCGGGGGCGATTCCGTTGAACAGGCTTTGGATCTGGCCGATTCAGCCCTGGTCAAGGCCGCCGCTTTGGACATTCGTCTGCCCCTGCAGGCCGGTTATCTTAAAAGCCTCTCCCGCCAGGCCTTGCGAGAACGGAACCGGACCATGGCTTACCGCTATTCCCAGCTGGCCCTAAAGGCCGATCCCGCATACCCCGGATTGATCTACAATGATTTCTTGATCCAGCAAAGCCGGACCGGATTCAGCCAGGCCTTGAAGGATTCCTGGCACGATTTCAACTACGCCCAGAGATATTTCCGTCACCAGCTGGACTTTGCCTCCAAAACCCTGATACTGTCATCGATCTTCCTGCTGGTATCCGGCCTGATATTCCTGCTGTTCTTGACGGTGAAACACCTGCCCTACCTGCACCATGTTTTCAGCGACCTGCTGCCGGAGGCCATGCCCAAATACAGCCGCCGCCTGATCACCGCCGCCCTGCTGGTTTCTTTAACTCTGATCCTGGGGTTCATCAGCCTGGCCCTGCCGGCGGCCCTGCTGGCCATCGCAGCCTCGGTCTATGCCTCCCGCAGGGAAAAGGTCCTGCTGCTTTTGGCGGCGATCCTTTTGGCGGCCGCCGGCCTGGGCTTGACCGCCGGAAGGCATCTATTAGTCAATCTGAATGATGATCATCTTCAGGCAGTGGCCCGTGCCAACCGGTCCGGACCGGATGCCGGCCTCAAGGCGCAGATGGCGGAATATCGGCAGCAAAGCGCTGATGACCTGACCCCGTTGTTCTGTCTGGCCCTGATGGAAAAAAGGGGCGGTAATTTTGTCCAGGCCCGGCAATGCCTGGATACCCTGCTGGCGGCCGGGGGACAGAATTCCAAAGCCCTGAACAACCTGGGAAATTTGCTGTTTTACCGGGGAAAACTAGATTCCGCCGCTGACTTTTACCGCCAGGCCATCCAGGCCGATCCGGCGGCGGCCCTGCCCCATTACAACCTGGCCCAGGTATATTTCAAGCAGGTTGATTTCAAGGCCGCCGATCAGGAACGGGAATACGCCCTGACCTTGGACCGGCCCGGAATATCAGCGAGAGCGGGTTTCCAGGATGCCGGCCTGGTGTTGGACGAGCTGATACCGGTCTCCTATTTCTGGGGCCGGGTCTGGCTGGGGTT
It encodes:
- a CDS encoding heavy metal translocating P-type ATPase, with protein sequence MDKIEIPVSGMHCASCVNNVEQYLKRLKGVQSAAVNLATEKALIEYDPGLITVPEIVQAVNDSGYQVPLQKLELPVAGMHCSSCVLNVEKVLKASPGVVSATVNLATERAGISYFPGLTDPERIKGAIVNAGYEVPEPQAVPEGVRPLQAQSLEGQRDKYYLSLKKRFLFALAFSVPLFLGGMHMFLPFLPGWLHSPWLMLALAAPVQFFSGWLFYKGLWASIKRRNADMDTLVAVGTSAAFGYSLLATVLPGFFAQAGLQQAYYYDSSAVIITLILLGRMLEAGARGRTSQAIKRLIGLQAKTARVIKDGREIELPIEQVKTGDIIPVRPGERVAADGVILEGFSSLDESMITGESIPVDKAAGDKVTGGTINKTGAFRFQAQKVGRETVLAQIIKLVEEAPGSKAPIQRLADKIASVFVPIVMAVAALTFILWLVFGPSFNLALINAVAVLVIACPCALGLATPTAIMVGTGRGAELGILIRRGEILEKAGSLDTIVFDKTGTLTTGRITVTNVAVSPDLDEEQLLALAASAESSSEHPIGQAVADYARMKKIDLLKTSGFKALPGAGLSCQVNGRAVMIGNRLLMDQTGVDFPTLEKLAARLQQEGKTVIYMTVDGAPAGIIAVADTLRDNAPQAVTSLRALGLKTAMITGDHKEVASAIAGQLGMDKTISEVLPRDKAEEIRKLQAGSSVVAMVGDGINDAPALAQADIGIAMGRGTDVAIESADVILMGDDLNLILKTIRLSRSTLKVIKQNLFWAFFYNVIGIPVAAGLLYPFFGILLNPMFAALAMAFSSVSVVSNSLRLKRWK
- a CDS encoding tetratricopeptide repeat protein, with the protein product MMKKRILLFLAVLILSAVPCFSQDGEEDPREATPVQTVVPAKVSADSQAFYRLLDWPLLWQKSQAALGVHPEASGGDSVEQALDLADSALVKAAALDIRLPLQAGYLKSLSRQALRERNRTMAYRYSQLALKADPAYPGLIYNDFLIQQSRTGFSQALKDSWHDFNYAQRYFRHQLDFASKTLILSSIFLLVSGLIFLLFLTVKHLPYLHHVFSDLLPEAMPKYSRRLITAALLVSLTLILGFISLALPAALLAIAASVYASRREKVLLLLAAILLAAAGLGLTAGRHLLVNLNDDHLQAVARANRSGPDAGLKAQMAEYRQQSADDLTPLFCLALMEKRGGNFVQARQCLDTLLAAGGQNSKALNNLGNLLFYRGKLDSAADFYRQAIQADPAAALPHYNLAQVYFKQVDFKAADQEREYALTLDRPGISARAGFQDAGLVLDELIPVSYFWGRVWLGLDPLQGFSPAESASLTGLNLWLPGWLGLALLGLGLIVVIVFFKGPAPVLCSVCGKAVCSQCQKTSAQQDLLCPECHQVISAATSPELQDKMTAKLKLQKTRRKIWTGAVSNLLAPGSVLLLEKMTALALLLAFLWGGIYAILCGLKLLLFPRDLQYYLFQTGPGWLILSLLTLSWLFTWVVFLKHANLLAHPAQPVKDGTHGR
- a CDS encoding tetratricopeptide repeat protein yields the protein MKTNIGNHMGTKRFTQKIFWVAGKTALKDYSPLDIILRQGEILVLTGQWDKAESLYLRGLDDSQRMNSVRGQAECFFQLGDVQRLKGNHRESLENLKNAAELFQRNNDPASRAMVIGSMGGVYGEQGDYQKAMECLLERKSWAESTNNKMELETSWGNLGVMYAEQKMMDQALECYKKQKALAEELGDLLAVSFATGNTGNVHLFRGDYDKAIDCFQKQSEMAARIGDKRSQCVVNCNLGLLHKRLGRLEQSLECLEKCVKSSAEIGFTRAHSIATGNMGTVYQYLGDWEQARAYFEKYKAFTEEMNDQPGLATVLANTSDLEETLGNTGKALEHLHSAVDIARKNNLHDLLNILLNNLGKRLLERGSYKEASEAIAEAMLTARNQNNSDQLAMAGMLSLILRMEQGDAGAMQELEEFAESETSESLKLEAWAGLFKYCGKNEYLHKAEIIADRLYHQTRDIDLKIRVEKLKEQRTNG